Sequence from the Ochrobactrum sp. Marseille-Q0166 genome:
ACCAGTTATAGATGTTCACCACCCGCTCCTGAGCGCTTGCGGGAAATAAGGCGGCGCTTACAAGGCAGGACGCCATGGTTGTCGCCAGAAGAAAGGATTTCATCCTCATCGCGTGCTCCATTCTGCACCGTAATTTCCGGTACAGTTAAAGGGTGGGTAAACTATTTCAGCTACCACCTTTTTAGATTGTGCAGCATTCGTCAACCGGGTGATTTAAAGACGAACATAAAAAATTGTGTTGTGAACTCTCGCATGCAAAATATTGTGACTTCACTGGAAGTCGAAAGCAGACAACCCCGCCACCATTTCATCGAGCCCTAATGGACGCGTCAACGGCGGCTCCGCCCTTGTGATGCACCCCTGTCGTTCACAAAGCCGACAGACCGGACCGATTTCCGTGCGCGTGGTACAGTTTTCACCATAAATTGTCTCTGCTCCTGCATCGAGCGAACAGCCGAGAAGAATGGCAGTACGTCGCGGGCGTTCATTGAAAGCCCCCTGCGGCCCTTCAAGCGTTCGCGCAACTGTCAGAAAAGAGGAACCATCGGGCAATACGGCTGGCTCCACCAGCACCTGTCCCGTTTGCGTGAATGCCGCATAGACTGGCAGTTTGGGGCACTGCCCGCCAAATCGCGTTGGAAACCCTTCCGCTCCGACCATATGAAGACGATTTCCAGCATGGTCAATTTCCATCAGAAAGAATGGTAACGCAGAATTACCTTGTCGTTGAAGCGTCGTAAGGCGGTTCGCTGCCTGCTGAAATGATACCCCAAAGCGCGAACGCAACACGTCGACATCATAACGCACCCGCACGGCGGTATCGCGAAATTGCCGATACGGCATCATCAGGGCCTGTGCCGCATAACGGGCCAGTTCAAAGCGCGCGATGCGCTTTGCTTCACTGGACGAGAGCTTCAGCCCTTCTATTTCAGCGCCGATCATCACCTGCATACGGATAAGCGCCGCCTCCATCGCAATTTCCTGCAACTGATCAAAAAGCGACAATCGCTCCGATATAAACAGCCGCTGCGAATGCCGGTCATAACGCCTGCGCCAGTTGGGCATGGTCGCGACGGGCAGCGTACGCACAGTGATACCATGTTCGCGCCGCAGCCATTCTTTTAGAACACCCGATAAATCACCTTCGGGTTTCAGCAAACCATGAAAGCTTTCCGCCTCCTCCTCGATACGCGGATAATGATTGGGGCGTCGCGCCATCACATCGCGCACTTCATCCAGCGGCAAATGCGTG
This genomic interval carries:
- a CDS encoding XRE family transcriptional regulator, whose translation is MSERKIFAGPRIRRIRNERGLTQTSMADALGISPSYLNLIERNQRPLTVQLLLKLASVYKLDLDSLQAESGTTVAGLKEVFSDPLLTGELPGDQELVEIGEAAPNAANGIVKLYRAYREQQQRLSDLSQLLSHEGRDTQLSATHLPLDEVRDVMARRPNHYPRIEEEAESFHGLLKPEGDLSGVLKEWLRREHGITVRTLPVATMPNWRRRYDRHSQRLFISERLSLFDQLQEIAMEAALIRMQVMIGAEIEGLKLSSSEAKRIARFELARYAAQALMMPYRQFRDTAVRVRYDVDVLRSRFGVSFQQAANRLTTLQRQGNSALPFFLMEIDHAGNRLHMVGAEGFPTRFGGQCPKLPVYAAFTQTGQVLVEPAVLPDGSSFLTVARTLEGPQGAFNERPRRTAILLGCSLDAGAETIYGENCTTRTEIGPVCRLCERQGCITRAEPPLTRPLGLDEMVAGLSAFDFQ